From Deltaproteobacteria bacterium, one genomic window encodes:
- a CDS encoding 4Fe-4S dicluster domain-containing protein, whose product MNTMRRNFLKVAAVAALGWGVRPASKLFASGGAEPSEGVLFASRHTVHAGPNALKARRWAMVIDTTKLTKEVVEKVVQTCHAIHNVPSIPGNQNIKWIWETRMDHLFLEDFNEYQPADSAQAALALCNHCDNPPCVRVCPTKATFQREDGIVMMDFHRCIGCRYCMAGCPYGSRSFNFMDPRKHLAQTNADFPTRTKGVVEKCEFCAERLAEGKLPACVEVSEGAMVFGDLADPESEVRKLLAERFSIRRSPTLGTKPCVYYLV is encoded by the coding sequence ATGAACACTATGCGTCGGAACTTTTTGAAAGTAGCTGCCGTGGCCGCGTTGGGATGGGGGGTGCGCCCCGCTTCCAAACTGTTCGCCTCGGGAGGAGCCGAGCCAAGCGAGGGCGTGCTTTTTGCTTCGCGTCACACCGTGCATGCTGGCCCCAATGCCTTGAAAGCGCGTCGTTGGGCCATGGTCATCGATACCACCAAGTTGACCAAGGAAGTGGTGGAAAAGGTCGTGCAGACCTGTCATGCCATCCATAATGTTCCTTCCATCCCTGGAAACCAGAACATCAAATGGATCTGGGAAACACGCATGGACCATCTGTTCCTGGAAGATTTTAACGAATACCAACCAGCGGACAGCGCCCAGGCTGCTCTGGCTCTTTGTAATCATTGCGATAATCCTCCGTGTGTCCGTGTTTGTCCGACCAAGGCAACATTCCAGCGCGAAGATGGCATCGTTATGATGGATTTTCATCGTTGTATTGGCTGTCGGTATTGCATGGCTGGCTGCCCATACGGTTCGCGTAGTTTCAATTTCATGGACCCGCGCAAGCATCTGGCGCAAACCAATGCCGACTTCCCAACCCGTACGAAGGGTGTGGTCGAAAAGTGCGAATTCTGCGCGGAGCGATTGGCCGAGGGGAAACTGCCTGCTTGTGTCGAAGTCTCCGAGGGGGCGATGGTTTTTGGTGATTTGGCTGATCCTGAATCCGAAGTACGCAAGCTCCTGGCTGAGCGTTTTTCCATCAGGCGTAGTCCGACCCTTGGAACCAAACCGTGTGTCTACTATCTTGTGTAA
- a CDS encoding cytochrome C, with protein sequence MYDKNKILTGLAVFVVFMTYPFWNNIGSAAYKAPEVEKPKIAKDCVESVAYMRTEHMQMLNEWRDEVVRDGVHEYHSKANHKVYMKSLTKTCMNCHENKDQFCDKCHATVSVNPYCWDCHVDPKGEKK encoded by the coding sequence ATGTACGACAAGAATAAAATCCTGACAGGGCTTGCCGTGTTCGTGGTCTTCATGACCTATCCGTTTTGGAATAACATTGGCAGTGCCGCTTACAAGGCACCCGAGGTTGAAAAGCCAAAGATCGCCAAGGACTGTGTCGAAAGTGTCGCATACATGCGAACCGAGCATATGCAGATGTTGAATGAGTGGCGAGATGAAGTGGTGCGTGATGGAGTGCACGAGTATCATTCCAAGGCCAACCATAAAGTCTATATGAAGAGCCTGACGAAAACCTGCATGAATTGCCACGAGAACAAGGATCAGTTTTGTGACAAGTGCCATGCGACCGTTTCCGTGAACCCCTATTGCTGGGATTGTCATGTGGACCCGAAGGGGGAAAAGAAATGA
- a CDS encoding (Fe-S)-binding protein, with translation MSDLPRPEALFASVDHNPPKADWMDVPVEIKPGRYCYAANPDSVNYVGLPHARKWNPLEDDWKLPENWQEIIFNGMRERLQKYRSFKIYMDICVRCGACADKCHFFIGSGDPKNMPVLRAELLRSVYRGEFTKFGKILGRFAGGRKLTPDVLKEWWYYFFQCTECRRCSVFCPYGIDTAEITIMGRELLNLVGLNIDWIATPVANCYRTGNHLGIQPHAFFDMIDFFCDDIEDITGIRPEPSFNKKGADILFVTPSGDVFADPGTYTCMGYLILFEHLKREYGLDITWSTYASEGGNFGFFTSHETMKRLNSKMYMEADRLGVKWILGGECGHMWRVVHQYMDTLNGPEFQSPKMETPVNPITGTVFKNAASTKMVHIAEFTADLIKNGKLNLDKKRNAKVHLTWHDSCNPARGMGLLDEPRFVAKSVVEKFTEMPVGTIREQTFCCGGGAGLNAGENDELRMMGGLPRANAVKYVHDKYGVNMLGCICAIDRAVLPNSMQYWVPEVDVCGLHELVANALVMTGEKERETDLRGEDLLGAEDE, from the coding sequence ATGTCTGATCTGCCACGCCCAGAAGCACTTTTTGCCAGTGTCGACCATAATCCGCCCAAGGCCGATTGGATGGATGTCCCGGTGGAGATCAAACCCGGACGCTATTGCTACGCAGCCAATCCAGACAGCGTCAACTACGTGGGCTTGCCCCATGCCCGTAAGTGGAATCCTCTGGAGGATGATTGGAAACTGCCCGAGAATTGGCAGGAGATCATTTTCAATGGTATGCGGGAACGGCTGCAGAAATATCGTTCGTTTAAAATTTACATGGACATTTGTGTTCGGTGCGGTGCTTGCGCCGATAAATGCCATTTTTTCATTGGGTCCGGCGATCCCAAAAATATGCCCGTGCTGCGTGCTGAGCTGCTGCGATCCGTGTATCGTGGAGAATTCACGAAATTTGGCAAGATTTTGGGGCGCTTCGCGGGTGGCCGCAAGCTGACTCCGGATGTGCTCAAGGAATGGTGGTACTATTTTTTTCAGTGCACCGAGTGCCGCCGGTGTTCCGTGTTTTGCCCCTATGGCATTGACACGGCCGAGATAACCATCATGGGGCGCGAACTTCTGAATTTGGTCGGCCTCAATATCGATTGGATCGCCACGCCCGTGGCGAACTGTTATCGGACTGGCAACCATCTGGGCATCCAGCCGCATGCTTTTTTTGATATGATCGACTTTTTCTGCGACGATATCGAGGATATCACGGGTATCCGTCCGGAGCCGTCTTTCAACAAAAAGGGCGCCGATATTCTCTTTGTCACGCCGTCTGGCGACGTGTTCGCGGATCCTGGTACGTATACCTGTATGGGATATTTGATTTTATTCGAACATCTCAAGCGTGAGTACGGCCTCGATATCACGTGGTCGACCTATGCTTCCGAAGGCGGAAATTTTGGTTTCTTTACCTCGCATGAAACCATGAAACGCCTCAACTCCAAAATGTACATGGAAGCCGATCGGTTGGGCGTAAAATGGATTCTCGGTGGCGAATGCGGTCATATGTGGCGTGTCGTGCACCAGTACATGGACACGCTCAATGGCCCGGAGTTCCAGTCGCCCAAAATGGAAACGCCGGTAAATCCGATAACCGGGACGGTATTCAAGAATGCCGCCAGCACAAAAATGGTTCACATTGCCGAATTTACAGCTGATTTGATTAAAAACGGCAAACTCAACCTGGATAAGAAGCGCAACGCGAAAGTCCATCTGACCTGGCATGATTCCTGTAATCCCGCCCGAGGCATGGGCCTTTTGGATGAACCACGGTTCGTGGCCAAGAGCGTGGTCGAAAAATTCACGGAAATGCCGGTGGGCACTATCCGTGAGCAGACATTTTGCTGTGGTGGTGGTGCCGGCCTGAACGCTGGCGAAAACGACGAATTGCGAATGATGGGTGGATTGCCTCGTGCCAATGCCGTCAAGTATGTGCACGACAAGTATGGCGTTAACATGCTTGGCTGTATCTGTGCCATCGACAGGGCCGTGCTCCCTAACTCCATGCAGTACTGGGTGCCGGAAGTCGATGTTTGCGGCTTGCATGAACTGGTCGCCAATGCCTTGGTCATGACTGGCGAAAAAGAACGCGAGACAGATCTCCGCGGTGAGGATCTGCTTGGGGCGGAGGACGAATAA
- a CDS encoding menaquinol oxidoreductase, with protein MKALYSLFLVFALAAFALVGAGALGMEKAFGLYIPFLAVAFFVVGFCMRVVDWGKSAVPFCIPTTCGQQESLPWIKQSTIENPSTTGGVVIRMILEILLFRSLFRNTKMDFHEGTRVTYSSSKWLWLGALAFHYTFLVTVLRHMRFFTEPIPGFIAAIEYVDSMLQIGAPTLYLSNIIFVLALIYLFLRRVVVPQVRFISQVQDYFPLFLILGIALTGIFMRYFAKVDVISVKQLAMGLVTFSWVVPEGIGSLFYIHIFLVSVLLIYFPLSKLMHMGGVFLSPTRNMNCASRKYRHVNPWKFENVHYHTYDEYEDEYREKMVEKGIPVDKPLEEGAK; from the coding sequence ATGAAAGCTCTTTATTCCCTTTTCCTGGTCTTTGCCCTCGCGGCATTTGCCCTTGTGGGCGCCGGGGCCTTGGGTATGGAAAAAGCCTTTGGGCTGTACATACCCTTCCTGGCAGTCGCGTTTTTCGTGGTGGGATTCTGCATGAGGGTCGTGGATTGGGGCAAGTCGGCGGTGCCGTTTTGTATTCCCACGACCTGTGGCCAGCAGGAATCCTTGCCTTGGATCAAGCAGAGCACCATCGAAAATCCATCCACCACCGGTGGGGTAGTGATCAGGATGATTCTCGAAATTTTGTTGTTTCGGTCCTTGTTCCGGAACACCAAAATGGATTTTCACGAAGGTACCCGTGTGACCTACAGTTCCAGTAAATGGCTTTGGTTGGGAGCCTTGGCTTTCCACTATACATTTTTGGTAACTGTACTGCGCCACATGCGCTTTTTCACTGAACCAATCCCAGGATTCATCGCGGCTATCGAGTACGTGGACTCCATGCTGCAGATTGGCGCGCCAACTTTGTATCTGAGCAACATTATTTTTGTGTTGGCCTTGATTTATCTCTTTTTGCGGCGAGTGGTTGTTCCCCAGGTGCGTTTTATTTCCCAGGTTCAGGATTATTTTCCGCTTTTTCTTATCCTGGGTATCGCCTTGACCGGAATTTTCATGCGGTATTTCGCCAAGGTGGATGTTATCTCGGTAAAACAGTTGGCCATGGGGCTTGTGACCTTTTCTTGGGTTGTTCCCGAGGGCATTGGCTCTTTGTTTTACATCCATATTTTTCTGGTGTCCGTATTGCTGATATACTTCCCATTGAGCAAGCTCATGCACATGGGGGGTGTGTTTCTGTCCCCCACTCGGAATATGAACTGTGCATCTCGGAAGTACAGACACGTCAACCCCTGGAAGTTCGAGAACGTTCATTACCATACGTATGATGAGTACGAGGACGAATACCGGGAAAAGATGGTTGAAAAAGGAATTCCCGTGGACAAGCCTCTAGAAGAAGGAGCCAAGTGA